Proteins encoded by one window of Campylobacter concisus:
- the bamA gene encoding outer membrane protein assembly factor BamA has product MKKKLFLLALAFSGLSAQTIQSINFKGLIHLSPEVASQIMGLKVGQDLTPKLSDKAITNLYKQNYFDDIYIEDTGNGNLLVVVKEKPSVARVDLKGVVTNDKTAIESLINIKPGNMYDELTIEKTKERIRQYYESKGYFDTVVDVEKQPVADNDSSLFITLNINRGENMIIKNVNLVGAKEFDYDDIEPVVANKSREFMGWLWGRNDGKVKLFELENDPARIQDKYFQKGYLDATISSPYLNSSFDNYTADLTYYVHEGEPYKVSNVSITAPEELELDTKKIIDDFRLEAGDTMNSARLRQDMKKLDDMVADKGYAFVKVYPKTDKFDENKTVDIDYEVDPGEKVYIRNVQISGNDRTVDRVVRRELYLTEGNLYSRTDLQDSKDALKRTSYFDDVEIEEDPVDKNTVDLKVKVKEASTGSISGGIGYGSSDGLLLNAALSDTNIFGSGLQGQVSVDKSDRELSGQISLTNPRIFDSEYSLGGTLYANDYDWRTYKERSYGFSTTLGRKLTRNLSASLTYNIEQSKITLKDDELRDINTKTKKEIYREGKAIKSAITPALTYNSTDDYYLPRRGIIASTSFEIAGLGGDIDFIKNRTNFNYYLGLREYIDYDLILRYKASFGKIWERGYTPINERLYLGGIRSLRGYESRTVSPKVKYNGDYYEYGGETSFNNSAEISFPIIDRVKMRGVVFYDYGMIGENSLNEIKRSSVGTGIEWITPIGPLQLIFAKALKPKEGDDTNTFEFTIGRRF; this is encoded by the coding sequence ATGAAAAAGAAATTATTTTTATTAGCATTAGCTTTCAGTGGCCTAAGCGCACAAACAATCCAGTCAATAAATTTTAAAGGCCTAATTCACCTTTCGCCTGAAGTAGCAAGCCAAATAATGGGCTTAAAAGTCGGTCAGGATCTGACTCCAAAGCTTAGCGATAAGGCGATCACAAATTTATACAAACAAAACTATTTCGATGATATCTACATAGAAGATACAGGTAATGGCAATCTTTTGGTGGTTGTAAAAGAAAAACCAAGTGTCGCTAGAGTCGATCTAAAAGGTGTTGTAACAAACGACAAAACCGCCATAGAGTCACTAATTAACATCAAGCCAGGCAATATGTATGATGAGCTTACAATTGAAAAAACAAAAGAGAGAATTCGCCAGTATTATGAGTCAAAGGGCTACTTTGACACAGTTGTTGACGTAGAAAAGCAACCAGTTGCAGATAATGACAGCTCACTTTTTATAACACTCAATATAAACCGTGGCGAAAATATGATAATCAAAAATGTAAATTTAGTCGGTGCAAAAGAGTTTGATTATGACGACATTGAGCCAGTAGTTGCAAATAAAAGTAGAGAATTTATGGGCTGGCTTTGGGGCAGAAATGATGGTAAAGTTAAACTTTTCGAGCTTGAAAATGATCCAGCAAGAATACAAGACAAATATTTCCAAAAAGGCTATTTGGACGCGACTATTTCGTCACCTTATTTAAATTCATCGTTTGATAACTACACAGCTGATCTTACTTATTATGTTCATGAGGGTGAGCCTTATAAGGTTTCAAATGTAAGTATTACAGCACCTGAGGAGCTAGAGCTTGACACTAAAAAGATTATAGATGACTTTAGGCTTGAGGCTGGCGATACGATGAACTCAGCAAGACTTCGCCAAGATATGAAAAAGCTTGATGATATGGTTGCTGATAAAGGTTATGCGTTTGTAAAAGTCTATCCAAAGACTGATAAATTTGATGAAAATAAAACTGTCGATATTGATTATGAAGTAGATCCTGGCGAAAAAGTATATATAAGAAATGTTCAAATTTCAGGAAACGATAGGACTGTTGACCGCGTTGTAAGACGTGAACTTTATCTAACTGAAGGAAATTTATATAGTAGAACTGACCTTCAAGACTCAAAAGATGCATTAAAAAGAACAAGCTACTTTGATGACGTTGAGATAGAAGAAGATCCGGTTGATAAAAATACAGTTGATCTAAAAGTAAAAGTAAAAGAGGCTTCAACTGGATCAATAAGTGGTGGTATCGGATACGGCAGCAGCGACGGACTACTACTAAATGCAGCACTTTCTGACACAAATATCTTTGGTTCTGGTCTTCAAGGACAAGTAAGCGTAGATAAGAGCGACAGAGAGCTTTCAGGCCAGATAAGTCTTACAAACCCAAGAATTTTCGACTCAGAGTATAGCCTTGGTGGAACACTTTACGCAAATGACTATGACTGGAGAACATACAAAGAGAGAAGCTATGGCTTTAGCACAACACTAGGTAGAAAACTAACTAGAAATTTAAGCGCATCACTTACTTACAACATTGAGCAAAGCAAAATTACTTTAAAAGATGATGAACTAAGAGATATCAACACAAAAACCAAAAAAGAAATTTATAGAGAAGGTAAAGCTATAAAAAGCGCTATAACTCCGGCTTTAACATATAACAGCACTGATGATTATTACTTACCAAGACGTGGCATCATAGCTAGCACATCATTTGAGATAGCTGGGCTTGGTGGCGATATAGACTTTATCAAAAATCGCACAAATTTTAACTACTATCTAGGTCTTAGAGAGTACATCGACTACGATCTTATCTTAAGATATAAAGCTAGCTTTGGCAAAATTTGGGAAAGAGGATATACTCCGATCAACGAAAGACTTTACCTTGGTGGTATAAGAAGCTTACGTGGTTACGAAAGCAGAACAGTATCTCCAAAGGTAAAATATAATGGCGACTACTACGAATATGGCGGCGAAACTTCATTTAATAATTCAGCCGAAATAAGCTTCCCTATAATAGATCGTGTCAAAATGCGTGGTGTTGTATTTTATGACTACGGCATGATCGGTGAGAATAGCCTAAATGAGATAAAAAGATCTTCAGTTGGTACTGGTATCGAATGGATAACTCCTATTGGACCACTTCAACTAATCTTTGCAAAAGCTCTTAAACCTAAAGAGGGCGATGATACAAATACATTTGAGTTTACTATCGGAAGACGCTTCTAA
- the accD gene encoding acetyl-CoA carboxylase, carboxyltransferase subunit beta: MNFSDIFSKIRKAQPRPEEAPTHWVKCDNCHSLMYYKEVEACFNVCPKCGYHMRLKADDRINLICDEGSFVEFDANLKPVDPLNFVDKKSYKKRITENKEKTGHTSSVICGEGKCDGQEIQLVVFDFGFMGGSLASVEGEKIVRAIKRAIEKRQALVIVSASGGARMQESTFSLMQMSKTSAALKLLDEAKLPYISILTDPTMGGVSASFAWLGDLIIAEPGALIGFAGQRVIKQTIGADLPEGFQRAEFLLEHGLIDAIVPRSEHKKYISDMVKFLTNNKTIHQKDNQDESGNNFELKLKTKG, from the coding sequence ATGAATTTCTCAGACATTTTTTCAAAGATAAGAAAAGCTCAACCTCGTCCAGAAGAAGCACCTACGCACTGGGTAAAATGCGATAATTGTCACTCACTGATGTACTACAAAGAAGTTGAAGCTTGTTTTAATGTTTGCCCAAAATGCGGCTATCATATGAGATTAAAAGCTGATGATCGCATAAATTTGATCTGCGATGAAGGTAGCTTTGTAGAATTTGACGCGAATTTAAAACCGGTAGATCCATTAAATTTTGTTGATAAAAAATCATACAAAAAAAGAATCACAGAAAATAAAGAAAAAACAGGACACACAAGCTCAGTGATATGTGGCGAAGGTAAATGCGACGGACAAGAGATCCAGCTAGTTGTTTTTGACTTTGGCTTCATGGGTGGTTCGCTAGCTTCAGTTGAGGGTGAAAAGATCGTAAGAGCGATAAAACGAGCAATAGAAAAACGCCAAGCTTTAGTCATAGTGAGTGCTTCAGGTGGAGCTAGAATGCAAGAGAGCACATTCTCTTTGATGCAAATGTCAAAGACATCAGCTGCTTTAAAACTACTTGATGAAGCGAAACTACCTTACATCTCAATACTTACTGATCCGACAATGGGTGGTGTTAGCGCCTCTTTTGCTTGGCTTGGAGATCTAATAATCGCTGAACCTGGCGCTTTAATAGGCTTTGCCGGTCAAAGGGTCATCAAACAAACCATTGGTGCTGACCTTCCAGAGGGATTTCAAAGAGCCGAGTTTTTATTAGAACATGGCTTAATCGATGCTATTGTGCCAAGAAGCGAACATAAAAAATATATAAGCGATATGGTTAAATTTCTCACAAATAATAAGACAATACATCAAAAAGATAACCAAGATGAGAGTGGAAACAACTTTGAACTAAAGCTAAAAACCAAAGGCTAA
- a CDS encoding OmpA family protein, whose protein sequence is MKKVVLASVAVATLLLSGCSSKNPEVDMNSNSNQSADNSGSMSDADRLAALIANIESQVKSVYFDFDKFNIKADQQGVVSSNASVFNQADAQALSIKVEGNCDEWGTDEYNYALGLKRAKSAKDALVRNGVSADRIAVVSFGESNPVCTDKTKACDAQNRRADFKVLP, encoded by the coding sequence ATGAAAAAAGTAGTTCTAGCAAGTGTTGCAGTTGCAACTTTATTGTTGAGCGGTTGTAGCTCAAAAAACCCTGAAGTTGATATGAATTCAAATTCAAATCAATCTGCAGACAATTCAGGTAGCATGAGCGATGCTGATAGATTAGCAGCTCTTATTGCTAACATCGAGAGTCAAGTTAAAAGTGTATACTTTGACTTTGATAAATTTAATATCAAAGCTGATCAACAAGGTGTTGTTAGCTCAAATGCATCAGTATTCAACCAAGCTGACGCTCAAGCTCTTTCTATAAAAGTAGAAGGTAACTGCGATGAGTGGGGTACAGATGAGTATAACTATGCTCTTGGTTTAAAACGTGCTAAAAGTGCTAAAGATGCTCTTGTAAGAAATGGCGTTAGTGCTGATAGAATCGCTGTAGTTAGCTTCGGCGAAAGTAATCCAGTTTGTACAGACAAAACAAAAGCTTGCGATGCTCAAAATAGACGTGCAGATTTCAAAGTACTTCCGTAA
- a CDS encoding tetratricopeptide repeat protein: MNKKIIVVALIGATISITSGQEISAFDAGNMDSANPYGLTDNEKVTLNNKRSVQNIEENMNSVLEQLQGLQSLFESMSARMNKLEQRMNDIETKVNGGISDSGVSLTSLKAYVDETRDIQDKNYKNITAALNKLGAIMDKNAAQPKQNANPKQQSKSTSNFSGKSDKDILADGIKLLNSGNSTEAAEYFEYLNKKGYKTGATNYYLGEVAYSQKSYSTAIQYYKKSIQNEDKADYTPKLLYHTAISFDKIGDTQSANRFYKALKVGYPDSKEAKASPNRN, from the coding sequence ATGAATAAAAAAATAATTGTAGTGGCTCTGATTGGAGCCACTATCTCTATTACCTCCGGCCAAGAGATTTCAGCTTTTGATGCAGGCAATATGGATAGTGCGAATCCATATGGTCTAACCGACAATGAAAAAGTTACCCTAAATAATAAGCGAAGTGTTCAAAATATTGAAGAGAATATGAATAGTGTTTTAGAACAACTTCAAGGTTTGCAAAGCTTGTTTGAGAGCATGAGTGCTAGAATGAATAAACTTGAGCAAAGAATGAACGATATCGAAACCAAAGTCAATGGTGGTATAAGCGATTCTGGTGTAAGTTTGACATCATTAAAAGCTTATGTTGATGAGACTAGGGATATACAAGACAAAAACTACAAAAATATTACTGCTGCCTTAAATAAATTAGGTGCAATAATGGATAAAAATGCTGCCCAACCAAAGCAAAATGCAAATCCAAAACAACAAAGTAAGTCAACTTCAAATTTTAGTGGAAAAAGCGATAAAGATATTTTGGCTGATGGCATTAAACTTCTAAATTCTGGCAATAGCACAGAAGCAGCTGAATATTTTGAATATTTAAATAAAAAAGGCTATAAAACTGGTGCAACAAATTATTATTTAGGTGAAGTTGCTTACAGTCAAAAATCATACAGTACAGCTATACAATACTACAAAAAAAGCATACAGAACGAAGATAAGGCTGACTATACACCAAAACTTCTATATCACACAGCTATAAGCTTTGATAAGATAGGTGATACGCAAAGTGCAAATAGATTTTATAAGGCTTTAAAAGTCGGTTATCCAGATAGTAAAGAAGCCAAAGCCTCTCCTAATAGAAACTAA
- a CDS encoding tRNA dihydrouridine synthase, with protein sequence MIDFSKKPLFLAPLAGFSDLPLRSVVKKFGCDVTVSEMISANALVYESSDKTLEMIKKSPNEEPYVVQIAGNDTENIKKAVQIINKFDGIYGLDLNCGCPVPKVVRQGAGSALLNDLDKLQSIISAIKSVSNKESLSVKFRLGFNDKNEEKIAKACEEAGANYIAVHGRTRAGGYSAKVDYEAIARVKASVKIPVVANGDINAQNADEILNLTKCDALMIGRASIGNPWIFHEIKTKTSVDKALKQKIILAHFDAMIEHYGEHGLCIFRKHLHQYSKGIDGATTFRNDINFIKDTTAMRERIREFFA encoded by the coding sequence ATGATAGACTTTAGTAAAAAGCCACTTTTCTTAGCACCTCTTGCTGGTTTTTCTGACTTGCCACTAAGAAGCGTAGTTAAGAAATTTGGCTGCGATGTCACTGTTAGCGAGATGATCAGCGCAAACGCTCTAGTATATGAGAGCAGTGACAAAACGCTTGAAATGATTAAAAAATCCCCAAACGAAGAGCCTTATGTAGTTCAAATAGCTGGCAATGACACAGAAAATATAAAAAAAGCTGTGCAAATTATCAATAAATTTGATGGGATTTATGGGCTCGATCTAAACTGCGGCTGCCCAGTACCAAAGGTCGTTAGACAAGGAGCAGGTTCTGCATTACTAAACGATCTTGACAAACTTCAAAGCATAATCTCAGCTATAAAAAGCGTCTCAAACAAAGAGAGCCTAAGCGTTAAATTTAGACTTGGCTTTAACGACAAAAATGAAGAAAAGATCGCAAAGGCCTGTGAAGAAGCAGGTGCAAACTATATCGCAGTGCATGGACGTACAAGAGCTGGGGGATACAGCGCAAAGGTTGATTACGAAGCGATCGCTAGAGTAAAGGCGAGCGTAAAAATCCCAGTCGTTGCAAATGGCGATATAAATGCGCAAAATGCAGATGAAATTTTAAACCTTACAAAGTGTGACGCTCTCATGATCGGTAGAGCAAGTATTGGTAATCCTTGGATATTTCACGAGATAAAGACTAAAACTAGCGTGGATAAAGCGCTAAAGCAAAAGATCATACTAGCCCACTTTGATGCGATGATCGAGCATTACGGCGAGCATGGGCTTTGCATATTTAGAAAGCATTTACATCAGTACAGCAAGGGCATCGACGGTGCAACAACCTTTAGAAACGATATAAATTTCATCAAAGACACGACAGCGATGAGAGAGCGCATAAGGGAGTTTTTTGCCTAG
- a CDS encoding 23S rRNA (pseudouridine(1915)-N(3))-methyltransferase RlmH — protein sequence MEISVFSIQKSSRDNFENEIQEYIKMSAKFAKINDKVFFNEKIAKAQSTGKSEALRAYDEIYEPNLKGFCVMLDENGLQLDSQEFAQILNSNSQINFFIGGAYGLSQNLKNKAQKIVSLSKMTMAHKVAKLVLFEQIFRALCINANHPYHK from the coding sequence TTGGAAATTTCAGTTTTTAGCATTCAAAAATCATCACGTGACAACTTTGAAAACGAGATACAAGAATATATAAAAATGAGTGCAAAATTTGCCAAGATAAACGATAAAGTCTTTTTCAATGAAAAAATAGCAAAAGCTCAAAGTACTGGAAAAAGCGAAGCATTAAGAGCTTATGATGAAATTTATGAGCCAAATTTAAAAGGCTTTTGCGTAATGCTTGATGAAAATGGCTTGCAACTTGACAGCCAAGAATTCGCACAAATTTTAAACTCAAATTCACAAATTAACTTTTTCATAGGTGGAGCTTATGGCCTTAGCCAAAATTTAAAGAATAAAGCGCAAAAAATTGTAAGCTTAAGCAAGATGACGATGGCACATAAGGTTGCCAAGCTTGTACTTTTTGAGCAAATTTTTAGAGCACTTTGCATAAATGCAAACCACCCATATCACAAATAA
- the fabD gene encoding ACP S-malonyltransferase, translated as MKKFAFVFAGQGSQNIGMGKDFYENFSTAKLLLNDACNDTGIDYKELLFTQNDKLDKTEFTQPAIVLNSLMTYLAFSNFIKEKPEFSLGHSLGEFTALAVSGAFNFIDAIRFVNLRGKFMQEACVGKDAGMMVVLGLSDEVVEEICKKAREEGLQIYAANYNCDGQIVVAGVRADLASYEAKFKEAGAKRAMLLNMSVASHCPILEPASVRLASELESTLATKFSPVVSNVNAKIYTDKSEALVLLKEQLIKPVCYKQSIKNYENNVDCFIELGAATLKGINKKITEKPTYSITDMASLEEVVKILEER; from the coding sequence ATGAAAAAATTTGCTTTTGTTTTTGCGGGCCAAGGCTCGCAAAATATTGGTATGGGAAAAGACTTTTACGAAAATTTTTCTACTGCTAAACTACTTTTAAATGATGCTTGTAATGACACTGGCATTGATTATAAAGAGCTTTTATTCACACAAAACGATAAGTTGGATAAAACAGAATTTACTCAGCCAGCTATCGTCTTAAACTCGCTAATGACTTATTTGGCTTTTTCAAATTTTATTAAAGAAAAACCAGAATTTAGCCTTGGGCACTCACTTGGAGAATTTACTGCTCTTGCAGTTAGTGGAGCATTTAATTTTATTGATGCGATTAGGTTTGTAAATTTGCGTGGTAAATTTATGCAAGAAGCCTGCGTTGGCAAAGATGCTGGCATGATGGTAGTTCTTGGACTTAGTGATGAAGTGGTTGAAGAAATTTGTAAAAAAGCAAGAGAAGAAGGTTTACAAATTTATGCTGCAAACTACAACTGCGATGGACAAATCGTTGTCGCTGGCGTAAGAGCTGATCTTGCTAGCTATGAAGCAAAATTTAAAGAAGCTGGCGCAAAAAGAGCAATGCTTTTAAATATGTCAGTAGCAAGCCATTGTCCGATACTTGAGCCAGCTAGTGTTAGACTGGCAAGCGAGCTTGAGAGTACTTTGGCTACCAAATTTTCTCCTGTTGTCTCAAATGTAAATGCTAAAATTTATACCGATAAAAGTGAAGCACTAGTTCTGCTAAAAGAGCAGCTAATAAAACCAGTTTGCTATAAACAAAGCATTAAAAACTATGAAAATAATGTTGATTGTTTTATCGAGCTTGGTGCTGCGACGTTAAAGGGCATCAATAAAAAAATTACCGAAAAGCCAACTTATAGTATTACTGATATGGCAAGTCTTGAAGAAGTTGTGAAAATTTTGGAGGAGAGATGA
- a CDS encoding tRNA 2-thiocytidine biosynthesis TtcA family protein, producing the protein MIELSKRLLRQVGQTNARYKMIEGGDNILLGLSGGKDSLALAHVLKHIQNVTPEKFEFKAVTLSYGMGEDYAYLTKHCNEHGIEHEVIDSSIFEISKEKIRKNSSFCSFFSRMRRGYLYTYALKHGFNKLAIAHHLDDAAESFFMNFTYNGALRTLAPKYTAKNGITVIRPFIFVRERQLRENAIKNELRVIGDEACPAMRFDVKMPHARYETKQLLATLEKENPKLFTSLKAAFENIHTDTFFALNSSSEE; encoded by the coding sequence ATGATAGAGCTTAGTAAAAGGCTTCTTAGGCAAGTTGGTCAGACAAATGCCAGATACAAGATGATAGAGGGCGGAGATAATATCTTGCTTGGTCTTAGCGGTGGTAAAGATAGCCTCGCACTAGCTCACGTACTAAAGCATATCCAAAACGTTACACCTGAAAAATTTGAGTTTAAAGCAGTAACACTAAGCTACGGCATGGGTGAGGACTACGCTTATCTTACAAAGCATTGCAATGAGCACGGAATAGAGCACGAAGTAATAGATAGCTCAATTTTTGAAATTTCAAAAGAGAAAATCCGTAAGAATTCTAGTTTTTGTAGTTTCTTTTCTCGTATGAGAAGAGGTTATCTTTATACTTACGCCTTAAAGCATGGTTTTAATAAACTCGCGATTGCTCATCATTTAGATGATGCGGCGGAGAGCTTTTTTATGAATTTTACCTATAATGGTGCACTAAGGACGCTTGCTCCAAAATATACTGCAAAAAATGGAATCACGGTTATTAGGCCATTTATCTTCGTTCGCGAGAGACAGCTTCGCGAAAATGCTATCAAAAATGAATTAAGAGTCATTGGCGATGAAGCATGCCCTGCAATGAGATTTGACGTGAAGATGCCGCATGCTAGATATGAAACCAAACAGCTTTTAGCAACCTTAGAAAAAGAAAATCCAAAACTTTTTACTTCGCTAAAAGCAGCATTTGAAAATATCCATACTGATACTTTTTTTGCTCTCAATAGTAGTAGTGAAGAGTAA
- a CDS encoding FKBP-type peptidyl-prolyl cis-trans isomerase has translation MIVSKDQVITMFYELKDANTGEILESNMQEGGQISFITGHGHIIEKLEEEVSKLKSGERATISVKAAEGCGEYNNEAIQSLPKEQFAGIDLHEGMELFGQNEDGSSVRVIVKEIKDDEVTVDFNHPYAGKDLLFNVEVLEVRDATEDEKATGMVAGAHTCGCGGHDHEHEHECCGGHGHGHGHGHEDGGCGCGGHGHHHH, from the coding sequence ATTATTGTGAGTAAAGATCAAGTTATAACTATGTTTTACGAACTAAAAGATGCTAACACTGGTGAAATTTTAGAGTCAAACATGCAAGAAGGTGGCCAAATTTCATTTATAACAGGGCATGGCCATATTATAGAAAAGCTTGAAGAAGAAGTAAGTAAACTAAAATCAGGCGAAAGAGCAACTATAAGCGTAAAGGCAGCAGAGGGTTGTGGTGAATATAATAATGAGGCCATTCAGTCGTTACCAAAAGAGCAGTTTGCTGGTATAGATTTACATGAAGGAATGGAACTTTTTGGTCAAAATGAGGATGGCTCAAGCGTTCGTGTTATTGTTAAAGAGATCAAAGATGACGAAGTAACAGTTGATTTTAATCACCCATATGCTGGTAAAGATTTGCTATTTAATGTTGAAGTTTTAGAAGTTAGAGATGCGACAGAAGATGAAAAAGCAACAGGCATGGTAGCTGGGGCTCATACTTGCGGTTGCGGTGGTCACGATCATGAGCATGAGCATGAGTGCTGCGGGGGTCATGGACACGGGCATGGACACGGACACGAGGATGGTGGTTGCGGTTGCGGTGGACACGGACATCACCATCACTAA
- the recO gene encoding recombination protein RecO, whose amino-acid sequence MQGYILRVQKVRDEDLLVFVLTTNLLVKSYRFFGARHSNIMTGYKIDFELEQDAKFLPKLRSILHLGFKWLLERDKLIIWQQFMRLLYDHLKEVEQLDEIYFNELDRCAKQMQLQNPKRLIIESYVKILEYEGRLHSELECFICDEEIESELCLTRGFLPSHKHCLDRSEFDAGKIKNLFDTKSTIELNDDEINRLYKILLDGL is encoded by the coding sequence ATGCAAGGCTACATCCTGCGTGTGCAAAAGGTCAGAGACGAGGACCTTTTAGTCTTTGTGCTAACGACAAATTTGCTCGTAAAGTCGTATAGATTTTTTGGCGCACGCCACTCAAATATCATGACTGGCTATAAGATCGACTTTGAGCTAGAGCAAGATGCGAAATTTCTACCAAAGCTTAGAAGCATACTTCACCTTGGCTTTAAGTGGCTACTAGAGCGCGATAAGCTCATCATTTGGCAGCAGTTCATGCGCCTACTTTATGATCATCTAAAAGAGGTCGAGCAGCTCGATGAAATTTACTTTAACGAGCTTGATCGCTGCGCCAAGCAGATGCAGCTACAAAATCCAAAACGCCTTATCATCGAAAGCTACGTTAAAATTTTAGAGTATGAAGGTAGGCTTCACAGCGAGCTTGAGTGCTTTATCTGTGATGAGGAGATAGAGAGCGAGCTTTGCCTAACTCGTGGCTTTTTGCCCTCTCACAAGCACTGCCTAGATAGGAGCGAATTTGACGCTGGTAAGATCAAAAATTTATTTGATACAAAAAGCACGATCGAGCTAAATGACGATGAGATAAACCGCCTTTATAAAATTTTACTTGACGGACTTTAA
- a CDS encoding 5'-methylthioadenosine/adenosylhomocysteine nucleosidase produces the protein MIAILGAMQEEITPILEMVGEYKTVQYANNKFYLANYKGKELVIAYSKIGKVNVAITATLMIEKFKASKLLFTGVAGSLDESLKIGDMLYATSLVQHDLDITAFGHPYGYVPGTSIFVKSDEGLNELAKKIADKKDMSLSAGIIATGDQFICDNEKKTWIKKIFNASATEMEGASVALVCETLGVPFFILRAISDGAGDAAEFDFDKFLQDSANVSAKFILEMVESL, from the coding sequence ATGATAGCGATACTTGGAGCTATGCAAGAGGAGATAACACCGATCCTTGAAATGGTTGGTGAATATAAAACTGTTCAATATGCAAATAATAAATTTTACTTAGCAAACTATAAAGGAAAAGAGCTAGTCATTGCCTATTCAAAGATAGGTAAGGTAAATGTAGCTATAACAGCAACTTTGATGATAGAAAAATTTAAGGCCTCAAAGTTGCTCTTTACTGGCGTAGCTGGCTCACTCGATGAGAGCCTAAAAATAGGCGATATGCTTTATGCTACTAGCTTAGTGCAGCATGATCTTGATATTACGGCTTTTGGACATCCTTATGGCTATGTGCCAGGCACAAGTATATTTGTCAAAAGCGATGAAGGACTAAACGAACTGGCAAAAAAGATAGCCGATAAAAAAGATATGAGCTTAAGTGCTGGTATTATTGCGACTGGAGATCAGTTTATCTGCGATAATGAAAAGAAAACTTGGATTAAAAAGATATTTAATGCGAGCGCTACCGAGATGGAAGGTGCTAGCGTTGCACTAGTTTGCGAAACACTTGGTGTGCCATTTTTTATACTAAGAGCTATCAGCGATGGAGCTGGTGATGCAGCAGAGTTTGACTTTGATAAATTTTTGCAAGATTCAGCAAATGTTAGTGCAAAATTTATACTTGAAATGGTAGAAAGCTTATGA
- the dksA gene encoding RNA polymerase-binding protein DksA, with protein MTQTELNFFKKLLEERKLQIKKNIYDSSVEVNGLRDSGVSDEFDIASVNTDQLIEHSISTQQRAELSEIDEALEKIANKTYGICDMCEEEISIPRLKVKPHAKYCITCREIIEKTAKN; from the coding sequence ATGACACAAACTGAGCTAAATTTTTTTAAAAAATTACTTGAAGAAAGAAAATTACAGATCAAAAAAAATATCTATGATTCATCTGTTGAAGTAAATGGCTTAAGAGATAGTGGTGTAAGCGATGAGTTTGATATAGCCTCGGTAAATACAGACCAGCTAATAGAGCATTCCATCTCGACGCAACAAAGAGCGGAGCTATCAGAAATAGATGAAGCACTAGAGAAGATAGCAAACAAAACTTATGGAATTTGTGATATGTGTGAAGAGGAGATCAGTATACCGCGACTAAAGGTAAAACCACATGCAAAATACTGCATAACTTGCCGTGAAATAATCGAAAAAACAGCAAAAAACTAA